One Lycium barbarum isolate Lr01 chromosome 5, ASM1917538v2, whole genome shotgun sequence genomic window carries:
- the LOC132641156 gene encoding uncharacterized protein LOC132641156, giving the protein MRNFGRGSNSLKSAETMRLILSIGCGIIFGLFIGLSFPTSSLNKLNITASIVSSFPIARDRNNIVSAQTHTDSSIKNQNATDQLKIWVPSNPRGAERLPPEIVASESDYYPRRLWGKPSEDLPSKPKYLVTFTVGVKQKHNIDAAVKKFSDDFTILLFHYDGNTTEWDEFEWSKRAIHVSVRKQTKWWYAKRFLHPDIVAPYDYIFIWDEDLGVEHFDAKEYIKLVKKHGLEISQPGLDPRRGTTWQMTKRRGDREVHTITEEKPGWCPDPHLPPCAAFIEIMAPVFSRDAWRCVWYMIQNDLVHGWGLDFALRKCVEPAHKKIGVVDAQWIVHQGVPSLGNEGQAKDGQAPWKGVRERCRKEWTMFQSRVANAEKAYFKSKGIDPSKVDH; this is encoded by the exons ATGAGGAATTTTGGACGCGG TTCCAATTCGTTAAAGTCAGCTGAAACTATGAGGCTTATTCTCTCCATAGGTTGCGGAATCATTTTTGGCTTATTTATAGGACTTTCATTTCCTACTAGCTCATTAAACAAG CTAAATATAACAGCCAGTATTGTAAGCAGCTTCCCAATTGCTAGAGACAGAAACAATATTGTTTCAGCCCAAACACATACAGATTCTTCGATCAAAAATCAGAATGCTACAGATCAATTAAAG ATTTGGGTCCCATCAAACCCAAGAGGGGCAGAAAGATTACCTCCAGAGATCGTTGCTTCTGAGTCCGACTACTATCCCCGGAGATTGTGGGGAAAACCCAGTGAG GATCTACCCAGCAAGCCAAAATATCTTGTAACATTTACTGTTGGTGTTAAGCAGAAGCATAACATTGATGCTGCTGTAAAGAAG TTCTCAGACGATTTCACAATTCTTCTCTTTCACTATGATGGTAACACAACTGAATGGGATGAATTTGAGTGGTCAAAACGAGCCATCCACGTGAGCGTTCGGAAACAAACAAAATG GTGGTATGCGAAAAGGTTTCTGCACCCAGACATTGTTGCCCCATATGACTATATTTTTATCTGGGATGAAGACCTAGGAGTTGAGCATTTTGATGCCAAGGA GTACATTAAACTTGTCAAGAAGCATGGTTTGGAAATTTCGCAGCCAGGTTTAGATCCCAGGAGAGGAACAACATGGCAAATGACAAAGAGAAGAGGTGATCGTGAAGTTCACAC GATAACAGAAGAGAAACCAGGCTGGTGCCCAGACCCCCATTTGCCTCCATGTGCAGC ATTCATTGAGATCATGGCTCCCGTCTTTTCACGAGATGCATGGCGTTGTGTGTGGTATATGATTCAG AATGACTTGGTACATGGTTGGGGACTTGACTTCGCACTTCGTAAATGCGTTGAG CCTGCTCATAAGAAAATTGGAGTTGTAGATGCTCAATGGATTGTTCATCAAGGTGTCCCTTCCCTTGGAAATGAG GGGCAAGCAAAAGATGGACAGGCTCCTTGGAAAGGG GTGAGGGAGAGATGTAGAAAGGAATGGACAATGTTTCAATCTAGGGTAGCAAATGCAGAGAAAGCCTATTTCAAGTCAAAAGGAATTGATCCTTCTAAAGTTGATCATTAA